GGTCAGAGGTGCGTACTAGAAGTGATCAAAGATAGATGTCCATAGTTGCTTGGTTATGGGGTAGTCCCCAAGTAGATGTTGAATTGAtttcaaatcaataaaagaGAGAGGTCAGAGATCTAATATCTCCATACAGCAACGTGCCATGAATTGTCTAGTAGGGTAAGTTTGAAAGTCACATTTCCAAAGGAAGAAATTAAGCTTGGGAGGTCGTTTAGATTTTCACACTGAATTCCACAACCTATCATTTGATACTTGAGGAGATTCATTCCAGCCAATAAGAAAAGAATAAGCACTCACTAAAGAGAAAGACCTTGAGTTCGATGGACCTTAACATATGAAATCTGCACCTAGTAAGCTACGATAGAAAGGTGTACTTAAGAATAAGTCCATCACCTCAGTGGGTAGCAGATAGGAGATTGGAATTGAGCCAGAGTTGACCACTGTTCTCTAACATGTAAGAAGGTCCAAGATTCTTCCGATAGCATTAAGGGTCCTTGTAAAAATTTCCTAATAAGGCCTCTCCCCAAccaattatcattttaaaaattgatgaaCCTTCCATCATTGATAACCCATTATAGTCTTCACTCCagaatcaaattgatttttttgaggGAGGACCAAATTAGAGAGACATTCTTCAGCCTGTGAGGGTGTCTAAGGTCATAaagatatttttcaataaagGTTTTAGCTCAAAGCGTATCCTTTGCCTAAATTAAACACCAACCAAGCTTAACCAGGAGAGCTTGGTTTTTGGGTTTGGCATAAGGGTTCCCATACTGCCTATAACTTTAGGACAGACTACCCTCTCCCACTTAACAAGGTGGCCATGATTGAACTGGTTGGTGTTGCCCTATAATAAATTTTGCTTGATGCAATCCAACTGATAATGGATACTAAATGGGAGCATACAACATTGCATGTAATAATTGGGAATAGTGACCATTGTAGACTAGATGAGAATGAGTCGCCTAACGAGAGGAAGGAAGTTCGCTTTCCAAGAATTCAATTTATGCCTCACTTTATCAACAATAAAGTCATAATCACTCTTTGAAACTCACTTAGAGTGCATAGAAAACCAAGATACTTTCCAAGGCAATTTTAAAGTGTTAGCAATTTCAACCTTGGTGAAAATTAGGCATTTGGGAGAGAAAACTACTCGAGATTTGCTAACATTGATCATTTGCCATGATTCCAACATAAAAGTTTGTAGGATATGTTTTATAGAGacaacatttttcttattttccatGGTGAAAAGATTAGCATCATTCGCAAAAAGTAGATAGGAGAAGAGGGGACTGCTCTTTGAGGCATAGATGGGGAGCCACTCACATTGATCTACCTCTTTCATAATCATCAAACTAAGAAATTTCATGtaaagggtaaaaatataagggGAGAGAAGGTCACCTTTCCTAATATCTCTTAATGGTTTGAAAGTAGATTCAGAAGTACTTGAAAAAGGTGAGGACTTTCCGAACGAAgcttcattcaatttttttcaaatgctTTTTCTAgatctaatttaataattatcgtatttttccttctcttcatACACATAAGAGAATGTAGGATTTCTTTGATGATTACAGCATTATCCGGAGTTTGACACCTCATGAGGAAGCTTCATTAGAATAGGGAGATTAACTTACTGAAAATAGTGCGAAGCCTCATAACAAGGATCTTCGTGATAATCTTATACAAAGTATTGCAAAGATTAATGGGTCTATACTAAGTGATAGCAGCTGCTTCTTGAATCTTGGGGATAAGGAAGATTAACCAACTTTGTTTTCACTTCTTGCCAACAacgttgaaagaaaaaaaaaacttgtaacCCATTCAGTCCAAAGGCTTTAGTAGGTTTAAAAGACCAAACTAATTTGGCTATCTCCACACTAGTAACTCCCATATACAGACATTGTACATAAAGGTCAGAGAGCTTTGACCAATTAAGATCTCGATAACTAGAGTGAGAGGTGGAAGGAAACTATGAAGttgtaaacaagctaaaatTGTAGCTAAGAACAAGAGATTTCTCCTTCCTATTCATCCCAATCTACCTATGGAATCATTCAGGCCAATAATTCTGTTAAAGTTTCTACGAACCATGGTTGAGAGATGAAAGAATTAGGTATTGTGTTCTACATCAATAATCCAATTAACCTTCATCCAATTGCTATATTGATAGTTTGAACCACTCACCCCTTGGATCATTTCGTGTTTTGAACATTTTTAGGTATTATGACCGATACATCCACTGTAATAACAAAAAGTCGAGAACCTCTCATACTTAATAGCACACATGACCTCGATTCCATCCCCTCAACCAAATACACAACACGCCGTAGGGGTTTAGAGACGTCAATCTTTTTCTAGATCCTTATATATCCAATCCAACAACCCTCTCTATCTCGCCAATCGATCGCCACACCCTACCCCACCTCGCTACCAATATCAATAGCCACTTGCCTATCCATTTACTCAAAGGGGATGTTATATACCCGAATCCAAAAAGGAATGATATTAAAGTTATATTCTCCCAAAATCTATCCCTTTTATAAACGGCACCATAGTAAGGGTTAATTGAAGATTCTCGTCCTATCTTCTACAGTtccaaatttgaccaaaaataGTCATTCATCCATAGTCACAAAACTCATCGATTCCTTCGTGAACCATAGGATTTCAGAACCCGATACATTGCTTTCGTATTGAATTCCTCCTTAGTGATTAATTTATCTACAACCCATGCTGCAAAACCCTGCATATAATGCCcgaaatttgggcctagaagtattgggccttgagcaagggaactGTTTGGAAACTGTGTACAAAAGTATTCTGCTTTTGTGGTTCAGggtcctgagaggagttggaaaagtcctgggttcaaacctgggctttagcaaaaattttggttttaagtggataaaaccctggatgcttggatgtaggccttttaaattattgtgttaaaaaaatgtcataagggAGCATGTGGTTTAGTGGTTGTGGCGTCATTAAGGTTGCAAGGgagcttgggttcaagtcttggcttttgcaatttgttttggtttttcttttaaaggaacctggactttggcctttagaccttttagttaattgaagacAAAATGTTACATAAAAGAGCTTATAACAAGGAGGCAAGGAGTGTGTTGAGCTATTGAGGGGGGCTTGGGTTTGAATCCCATTGCAAGCataaaggatatttattttgctagctTGAGGCGGCAGGAGTTTGAGGTGGTTTCGAACTCTGTTGGGTGAGTGAGAGTTTGAATGGGTCTTGGAGGTTGTTATGGAAGATATcaaggagggatatttggagagatttgaggagcgaatattgaaatttggggaggttgttgtggagagctatatatcacacatctcatttgttccttgttctgaATGAGGGAGATCGGCGAGGCTTTCATTTGTGGAGTCTGccttattttcctttcttcatttttttccttatatcaaaaaacatattaataactcaatcaaaattatcttcaagaacaaaattttgttatgcTTAATATCTTTAATTTGATATGTATCTGTTTTAATTCTGCCCTTTTTTCGAGTAGTTTTTTATTCGCCAAATTTCCCGAGGCCTATGCTTTTTTGAATCCAATCGTAGATTTTATGCCAGTAATACctattctcttttttctcttagCCTTTGTTTGGCAAGTTGCTGTAAGTTTTCGATGAGATCCTTAATACTGTCCTAGAAAAATTCATGAGtgattcaagaaaaaaaattctaacagTTGAAAAGATCAGATAAGTCTTACACTATGAACGAACCCTCAATTCAAAGATTGAAATTCTTGGATAGCCCTGATAAATCTGGATCATCCTATTTCCTCATTCTGACCCTTTTCGCCAAAGAACCTTATTTAGATTAGAGTACGCCACAATATATAATTGTTGGtatgaaagaattttttttgtaatgaaAAACTCAACTCTTATTACAAGTGaatttctaaaaattctttTCGATTTCTAGAAATTCTAGAAATCACTTTATTTCTTGGtgtcaaaatcaaaacaaaataggaTATGTGGTATAAAAATAGGGAATCTATTCTCTTATTTTTCCAAAGATTAgtttatttgtgttatttataatattcgtgatattattagtattttcgtaatattattattaatgatattctttatttattttaaattagaatcGAAAAGTTTAATTAGAATagaaaagtataataaaagttttaaaaataaaaaatattacattcGCATAATCATACAATATGGGGTAGTTTGAATTCTTATTGAGGCTTTTTcttcctaaattatttatttatttcatatagcATATAGAAGGAAATTGATTTCATATAGAAAGTATAGATAGATTACTATGTATCGACTGAACCAATGACTATTCATGATTCCATAATTGAATCAATGCTCCAAACTAGAGGAATGTTATGGTAAAACTTCGTTTGAAACGATGTGGTAGAAAGCAACGTGCGACTTGAAGGACATGATCAGCTGTGGATGTCAAAACCCACCACTTTCCGTTATATAGAAATGAAGGTGCTTTTTGCTCGACATCCTTTGTTCTATTATAATCTGTCtttttttttgggttgtaatGTAAATAGTACAGGTTGGAGCTCGAAGAGAAACATCCATTTTTCATGTTCCTTGTTCTGAATGGGGGAGATCGGCGAGGCTTTCATTTGTGGAATAAATCTGTAAATcacatcaggtgtgtaaactgtagaacgacaaaagctgaaaagttaaaatacgGCGTTTGGGACCACACGAGCATGGGCGATaaactgtagaggcctccatgagtaTTTCCATAGGCTTAGGCCATAAggggccacgttgggccgaaatgggccgTGTAGGCTCAATGGGCTTATGGGCCCCATACGGATGAAATCTAcaatttgtggcaaatactggactgggctatATAGATCTTATACCGTGGCAAAATCTGGGTTGAACGGGCTGCACGAGCGTATAGGTCCACTTGGGCcaagtaatgggccttgggcccatttacactattGTGACCaattaggttacctgagtcacTCGAGGCGACTGGAAacctttcgagaggtcgatatctggaccaaaatacccccatagggtaaaatgactgtaatgcccctgtagggtaaaatgactgaaatacccccatagggaaaaataaccgaaataccctcatagggtaaaatgatcgtaataccCCTGTGTGGGTTGTTCGTGATATAAATTGGGATGTTCGTGatataaattgaattgtgatttgGTCATAGCTGCTCAGACAACGAATGTGGCACCTTATAACTCAGACTCGGTGATCAGATCAAGCATGGGATGTTACAGTTGTGATGTTGATGTGATGATCCACATCATGATGCTAATATGGAAATCATCCATGAatgttaaattatgctattagtgCATGTACAATGAGTAAGTTGTGGGTTTAGTCTGTGGACTTTAATTTGGCCATTGTTAGTTCTTAtgctttttgaattttaaaatttcagtcctaGCCTCAATTGGaatcattaaattcattaagttaaattttgttattttcaaaatcttatgcGACTCACATATTATCACATGTATAATATCATATCAGCTCGTTATTTGTACATAATATGAACAAAAATGCTACACCATTTTAGTAAGGGACTTAACGACTACCATTTGAGTCaggattgaaatttcaaatttcgaaAAGTATATGGACTGGAAACGATCAAATTGGAGAGCGGAaactaaattcacaacttaCACATGATACGAGATCACTAGCAGTCTTTGacctaataaatttaataactattatttgagtttggattgaaattttaaaagttgaaaaatacaagaaataaaataaatcaaattaaaatacaaagacTATATCTaggactaataacaaaattagaccGATATGAATATATTCTATAACATATCCGAACCAGACGTGCCaataatatgttataatatacactatataaaaataattgaatacaATTTAACCACGTGTGTATACTGATTCACTCACGCTGGCTAAAAGTACAATAAATAAGAGTAATGAGAGTGAGTGGGATAGATGTAGACAcctacctaactttaaaaaggATCCTTAACTGTTGTCCTCTAATGTTTGAAggatttctcttttcatttcttaattataataatatgatttgaattgttcAACGATTCTAATTAAGATCGAACCATACCCATCATTCTGGTCCAGCTCCACACAAACATTAATTGTATagtcttcattttattttctaactttCACTTctttaattatacttaaatCACATATGTGCATTAAACTTCTGATTACTTGTTTACCGTTTAaaaccttcttcttcttctttttatgtttcttttctgatttagtttattttaacatttatattatataataaaaccatATTTccctattttgtaatattttcaagttatttaggAATCCTTCtttttattgtaatataattgtataaaaaatattttataatacattcttattaaaatacttGGAATATGCTATAACTatataaaaacttttcaaaaacactaataaactcaaaatttatatggAACACATTTCATGATTAACTCTATACTTCTATAGAGTGCATCCACGATGAGGAGATTAATTACTGCCACCGACGGTGGATAACTTGGTTTCgaccaaaaaaaaatctatatgaAACCACTTCGATATTAacatgtattataaaataattatttgacaCACACaaaagtcaatttttttaatagttgaacatggctttaaattatattttttctttatctatcttttaataaagaaatggaACATGATACATTtaatggtaaaagtattatgaagGCTTCTATGCTAAGAGTCGGATTGTATTTTGCcccatttactaaaaaaatgtttttttacctgtataatacaaattaaaaaattaaatactgaaATGGTATGTCAATACAATTACTTATCAAAATGGAGTGTTTGAAATCGTTCCAATGGGTGGAGGGAAAGAGATTGGCAACACCCATGTTTTTTCTAACACAATAATTGAAACATCATTACAAAATgatgtgttttttaaaaataaaattttaagggtagaGGGGGAGGGATGGGTGAcaccaatataaaaaaaattttggatggAGGGAGAGAGATGGGCGGCACTAGTATTTTTCTGGTGCAAAAATATAACCTAAATAGTGGAGGATGAATTTtgtaccattttttttatttttttgaagaattactaataattttacatatataaaaaaatcaataacaacataatttgaagaattactaatatttttacacatatttttttcaaaacaatctcttttttttttcatttttatcccaataacaaatttttattacatagcATATGTTCAACATTGGTAAAATGTAGTTCTTTTACTACaataatcaaaaaaaatttaaatgtcaaaatgaatcaccataaaatttcaagcaaataattcattttagtatttattttgtaaacccattttggtatttttttgtgtttttttaatatttttatggtgatccattttgtatttaatttttttaaaattatggtgatcatattaaaaaatatttctttttttaaaacacaaaataaataccaaaatgggtttataaaataaataccaaaatggaTTATATGCTTGAAATTTTACGATGATCCATTTTggtatttaactttttttggaTTATTGTGGTAAAAGAACTAGATTTTACAAATGTTGAAGATATgttatgtaataaaaaaaattgttattgggttaataaaataaaataataataaataaatgagattgttttgaaaaaatatgtgtaaaaatattagtaattcttcaaaaaataacaaaaacggTATAAAATTCACCCTCCACCTTTTAGATTGTATTTTTGCACAAAAAAATACTAGTGCCACCCATCTCTCCCCCTCCAcgcttaaaaaatatattttttatactggTGCCGCCCATTTCTCCCTctctacccttaaaatattatttatattttgtaatgatGTTTCAATTGTTGTGTCAAAAAAACTATGAGTGTCGACTATCTCTCTCCCTCCACCTCTTGAAATTGTTTCAAGCACcctattttgttaaataatgatATTGGCATACCATttcagtatttaattttttaatttgtattatacAGGTAAAAAAAGTCACTAAAAAAATAGGCAAAATAGTCCTTGTATGTTAGATCAAGGAGCATATTgaactttcttttaaaaattctatctaattatgttattaaaaattggtctttATACCTCAACATGAGGTACATATGGCACATCACATGTCATTGTCTGGTTATTCCATCAATCAcaatagtttttaataatataaatagatgaAAGGACTAATTTATTCTTTGACTAACgatataaactatttttttaatagagacaacaaaattaaatttaaattttaatataataaccGCACGTATATGgaataataatttacttattaataCCAAATCACATATGACAATCTAACCGTTACGAAGAAGTTTGATTCCTTTCGGCTTCCTAGTTAGCTTCATATATCTGTCCTTGAAAGATAagatagattaaaataattcatttattgGAATATCAATATAGCCATCATCATATATGTCATCAAACAATATgtgtcaatatatatatatagtgtgtGTGTGTATAACATATTATAGAGATTGGAATCAAGAGAAATAGTTTGAGATGAAACTGAAGGGTCGTGGATCAGTGATACTGTTTCCTTTGCCATTTCAAGGCCATATAAATCCCATGCTTCAGCTTGCAAACATCCTCCATGAAAGAGGTTTTTCCATTTCCATAATCCACACTCGCTTCAATTCTCCTAACCCTTTAAACTACCCTCTTTTCAGATTCTATCCCATTCCCGATGGATTATCTGAAAACCATGTCATTTCTTCGGATCCTAATCGTATTGTGGCCTTCGTTAAGTTCCTCAACTCCAATTGCCAAACCCCATTGCGCAATTGCTTGGCTAAGTTGATCTCCACCAGTTTGGAAGATGAAGATCCCATTGCGTGCTTGGTTACTGATGCATTGTGGTACTCCACACAAGCTGTCGCTGATGACCTTAAGCTTCCTAGGATTGTGTTAAGGACCACTAACGTCTCgtcttttattgttttgtccTCCATGTCATTGCTGTTCGAAAAGGGTTACCTTCCGTTGCAAGGTACGCATAGATCATTTGTTGTTTACTCTCCATTTCTGCAATAAAAAGGTTTACTGAAATGCTGAATCTTATTGGTTGTCAGATTCTGTGGCAGAAATGGAAGTCCCAGAGCTTCCACAATTCAGATTCAAAGACATAGCAATGCTGGAAGCAAGTGATAGGGAAAGCTTTCTTCAATTCATTGAGATACTAGTTCAAGAAACCAAGGCTTCTTCGGGGATTATATTGAACTCATGTGAAGATCTTGAACAAGAATTTCTATCAAAACTTTCGTTGTTATTTCCCATCCCAGTTTTTCTCATAGGTCCTTTCCACAAGTATTTTCCAGCTTCATCCAGTAGTTTACTGCCTCAAGACAGGACCTGCATATCATGGCTAGACAAACAACAACCCAACTCAGTGATTTATGTTAGCTTTGGAAGCGTAGCGGCTATAGAAGAGGCTGACTTCTTGGAGGTAGCTTGGGGACTGGCCAACAGCATGCAGGCCTTTTTGTGGGTCGTTCGACCGGGGTTGGTCCAGGGCTCCGAATGGCTTGAACTATTACCAAATGGGTTCCTGGAAATGGTAGGGGAAAGAGCCCACATAGTGAAATGGGCTCCCCAACAGGAAGTTCTAGCTCACCCTTCAACGGGAGCATTTTGGACACACTGTGGGTGGAATTCAACACTGGAGAGCTTATGTGAAGGGGTCCCCATGATCTGTCAGCCATCTTTTGGTGACCAGAAGATAGACTCAAGATTTGTAAGCCATGTATGGAGGGTTGGGGTTCATTTGGAATTCAAGATAGAGAGAGGGGAAATTGAGAGGGCAATCAGGAGATTAATGGTGGAACCTGAGGGACAGGAAATGAGAGAGAGGATCAAGTTAATCAAAGACAAGATCAATCTTTGTCTAAAACTTGGAGGTTCATCTTACAAATCTTTGGACAATTTGGTTAGTTACATACTTTCTATGTAGTCCATTAAGTCtcttatgtaatattttaataaaatatttaaacccTTATATTTTTTAGAGTTATATAAACTAAAGGTTTATCTACTTTTGTCCAATATGTCTACttcaatgaaattaattattgtacGGGTACTCATAAGTCGGTTTTAGGGGGGAAATGAAAAAGGTAAGCAACAAAGAGAATGACGTAACGTAACAAATCTACTAGGGTTAGGGCTTCCAAATTCATTACTGCAGATGTAGATGAATGTGATAAATCCTTTGATCATCATTTGAAATGTcaaattatgagtatataaaGACAAAGGggtatatttcatatttaaaggATGTCTATCCATATCCAAATGTATAAAAcaaactacttttttttttaaataaataaataaaaagtccaAATAATAGAAGCTGTGAACTCAAACTATCAACTTAAATTGCTTATCACATTCAAGAAGAGGTCAAGAGGAACCAATCATACGGGCTAAGAAGATTGCAGTGTTGTACAGATGCTGCAATTCAGATGAGAATTACAAGTGTCTGATAAACTTTTCTTCTTGTGTGAATCAATTCCTAACAATAACAAAACATAATGGTACTAATATAGACACCATGCTACATATATCTGTTGCTACCAGTGAGTTGGAGTTTGCGTTGGCACGGAGATTGTAACTGCAAGGGGTGCTAGGAAGGTGGACACTAGTTGAGTCCGGTTCATGACCGGAAACTATCACCACGAGCTTTGTTGCAGCATATTTTCAAGAGGGTACATTGAAGTGAAAGAGCCAGGAGATTACAAAGGCAAAGACCATACAGGCTAGCAGGAAATTTAGAAACCGATGGCCCTGCCAAAAGTTTCGAGTCTCTGCAGCATGAATTGCGACTGGAGCCGCTGTTGCTGTGGAATCATTTGCCTCATTCCACAGCTCCACCGTATCCGTCTCGTTTGTGGCAGCAACATTCCGAGCAATCGATCCGCAAATCTCACAAGTCCTGGTAACAGtagaaacaaacagaaagcATAAATAGGATAGTAAAGCATACTTGATTCAGAAATTTCATCTTGGCAATGTATATTGCAGAatatagtaaatattaaaacccTTTAGTTTCAGAACAAAAACAGTCAGTGTACTAAAGCATCTAAATTACTAAGATCAACACCCAAAATAAGTACCATCACAGCATTTCTACCTCAAAAAAAACAGCTTGGATCCACTAATGCTGACCAATTCCACAATCTTACGTAGTAATAGTACACAGTTTAGATAAGCATTGCATTTCCAGGGGCATTTCAGTCCCCAAATCACTAGGATTTCAACAAATATGTTCTATAAACTTCTATTGCAAGAACAAAGTGGGGATAATGATCCAATAAACAAAATGCCAAAGGGACTGAAATTAGTTACCTGTTACCCTTAATCTTGAACCATGCCTCAGCACAGTGTTTATGTGCAGCGGCCAAATCATCCTTACAAGAACAACCCAACTCTATAGGCACACCAGATTCTTGATTATTTGGATCCAAGCTGAGATGGCAAATCCTGCAATCTGTCTCCATTTTTGCCAAATGTAGCTTGGTCTCAGTCACCCCAGACTCCAGATCCAGTTCATGAGACATGGAAGATTCCCTCTCTTTGATGATCTCAGTTGTCCCAGATTCTTCATCTGTTGATGAACAAGAAGATGAACACCTTCCTTCTTGTTCTCTGTTATCTGTTTGGTTTGcttgctcttcttcttctccatcAATGTCAATAACAACTCCTTGGGATTGTTTTGGTAAACCTTCCATGTTTAAGACCTTGATGATGAATCTTcatgtaaatgttcttacagATAAAGATTATCAATGTCTGAATGCCCACCTTAGAGTTTTTTTAACAATGTGTTAATAACAGAGTTAGCTGTCTCAAAGTCACACCTGAAGTGAATGAACAGACAAGTAGAAGAGAACAGCAGGTGTAAAACAAGTTAAGCGACTTTTGGTAGAGAAGTTGAAAGAGAAGGTCCATCATCCATGGTTGCAGTGTTTTAAGTGGGGTTGTTGATCTCTCCTTGTCCCGGTTGTCCCTCTTCCTGTCTTGTTTGTCAGCTCAGCACAGGACTTGTAACAGAGAGAGGTAAAGAAACATTACCAATACAGAGAAAGAAGCTCGCAGCCCCACCAACCCCCCAATACAAAGAAAGATCTCACCAAAAAAAATctgttaaattaaaatgaaaaaatattttaggtgGTCGTTAATCGTTATTTTAAGAGGTAGTTTTACAtaggataaaataatttttgctaattttacaattatatttatttaaatatttttattttctttattcatttcaataatatttaaatttggtaACTAGTTATTATTAAACttgaagaatataaaatttgatggCATGACAAGACAAAATTGTATCATATCATCACTTAAAAagtatcaaatttatataaattttaaggtaATAACACGGTACAATCTTAGGGTGTCAGATACAATATTCTAATAACTGAACAAGCTGTTAAATCGATCAGGTCATTGATTTCTGATTCAATCAGTTTGATTGGTTCAACTTCTAagccaacaataattaaaaattcataaaaaaaaattattaagtcaatTCAACATGTTCAACTATTGGTCTTTGCctcagttttttatttttatcgatttcaagcaattttcaattcaaatggTTCAACCCTTTTATTTGGACTAGTATATTGGTAAGTTCTTAGTTCAAACAACCCAATCATGTTTCAA
This sequence is a window from Gossypium raimondii isolate GPD5lz chromosome 5, ASM2569854v1, whole genome shotgun sequence. Protein-coding genes within it:
- the LOC105771170 gene encoding uncharacterized protein LOC105771170 — protein: MEGLPKQSQGVVIDIDGEEEEQANQTDNREQEGRCSSSCSSTDEESGTTEIIKERESSMSHELDLESGVTETKLHLAKMETDCRICHLSLDPNNQESGVPIELGCSCKDDLAAAHKHCAEAWFKIKGNRTCEICGSIARNVAATNETDTVELWNEANDSTATAAPVAIHAAETRNFWQGHRFLNFLLACMVFAFVISWLFHFNVPS
- the LOC105771169 gene encoding UDP-glycosyltransferase 76B1; its protein translation is MKLKGRGSVILFPLPFQGHINPMLQLANILHERGFSISIIHTRFNSPNPLNYPLFRFYPIPDGLSENHVISSDPNRIVAFVKFLNSNCQTPLRNCLAKLISTSLEDEDPIACLVTDALWYSTQAVADDLKLPRIVLRTTNVSSFIVLSSMSLLFEKGYLPLQDSVAEMEVPELPQFRFKDIAMLEASDRESFLQFIEILVQETKASSGIILNSCEDLEQEFLSKLSLLFPIPVFLIGPFHKYFPASSSSLLPQDRTCISWLDKQQPNSVIYVSFGSVAAIEEADFLEVAWGLANSMQAFLWVVRPGLVQGSEWLELLPNGFLEMVGERAHIVKWAPQQEVLAHPSTGAFWTHCGWNSTLESLCEGVPMICQPSFGDQKIDSRFVSHVWRVGVHLEFKIERGEIERAIRRLMVEPEGQEMRERIKLIKDKINLCLKLGGSSYKSLDNLVSYILSM